The Calliopsis andreniformis isolate RMS-2024a chromosome 5, iyCalAndr_principal, whole genome shotgun sequence nucleotide sequence TTGGTAAAAAACACGAAGCATTTATAATTGTTTAGAATTACTAAATgcaaatttttttgaaaatcatGTTGCATTTGGCATGAATTATAATATAAGCAAAATTCTTAtgtcataaaattaaaaataataaaagaatgATTGGTAGAATTCTAAGTAAAATTTTAATCAAGATAACTACACATTAGTTCCTTAAaagattttattatattatttaaattttatcaaTATGCTTTACTTGTgcattatataattatataaactgttcaatttattttataagTGCTTGTTGCATGTCAAATAATTAAGTGTTAGTAATTGTTAGATAACTacaaaaatgaacataaatacaTATGCATCTTTTGATTCTTATGTTTCCATACATTTCATGCATGAAATATGGTATGTTCACGTATTATATATCACATTTATCTGTCATTTAGGATCTTTCTATTCATGAAGTATCATGTTTCAGTCTGGGAGTTACAGTTTATAAAGACTAATTGTAACGCATTAGTATAACTTCTTAATAACATATTATATTACCTTCTATTTAAAGTATATTATTACATTTGAACTAATACAATTAATTTATGTGGTTTAAAATAATGCTTACATATTTAACTGTTAAAGTCTTTTTTAATAagtcaaatatttatttttgtccTTTGTTAGTAGTTGTGTTGTTATTTTGTTTTTGTTGTCAATTATCATACTGTGTTGAAAAGTATCAATTAATGCAAAAATACCTGCACACTCCTATATCAatgtaaaaatttaattaacaatGTTTTCCCTATTTAAATGCTATATAATGGTATTCCATATTAAGATTTAGATACATTATATTGAAATGGACATTTTTTTCTTCTTAACAGTAAAAGTGTTATCTTAAATTTTTAGACAATTTCAAGATCAACCATGAAATCAAAAACTAAAAACAGAAAAATTGTATAATTCTGTGATTTTCACTTGttacatgtacatatattatagtaactcacatttttaaatatctttatgacacttttttttacataatatttatttatatattgtatGTTTTAAATGTATTTGAGGGAATTAAAGTCATGCCATGGTAAGCTGATTGAAATTAATAATAGGCATTATGTGATAGTTTTAATGAAATATGTATTGTAAACGTTTTAGTGTTATTCATGAATAACctgaataaatatttaatatagtaTATGAAATTAGAATTAAAGGTCTCTAGTTTcattgaaaataatttaaattaagTGAAACTTGAATTTTCATACATGGACCATTGATAAACAGTATAGAACTTCAAGATTAATTTCTATAAATAACTGTTCCGCACATTATGATATTATCTTATTTTTACTGCTACTTTATCATATAGATTAAAACCGAGTAGAGCAACAAAAAGAATGTAATATTTTGCTTAATCGGAGTTTCTTACTTGTAATCAAAGTTttcttttttgaaaattttggttacatatttatgatattctcttattaacaaataaaacttaaatattaaaaatataacataTTTTTGTGTCGAAACACTATAATgtagaaattaattaattaatgatgCAGTGGGTTTATCAATTTCAGGTATACATGTTTaggaagaaatagaaataaattcAGTTTAAAGGTGAAGAACAAATCATTGATATTTATATACAAACAAAGTAAAAGATTTTAGTTATCATTTTGTATACATAAAAGTAACTATATATAGTATAATACTACAAACTAATTATTTATAGTAAAGTACTGTAAAAACTTTAATTTTTCATTGTTCATTGATCTTAATTTTATGTTGgagtaaaaataattttatatgtCCATTATAATATAATGTAAAATAACGTGTATCACTATAGATACGAAATCTTTTTTTCTACTTTTAATATATTCATCACATGGGAAACATTCTATATGTACATTGAAATCATAGGAGGGTAGCAAAGGCAGTAAGAAGAAAAGCAAGTTTGAAAAGGTAAAGCCAATTCTTGTAAATAAAGATGAACCATTGGTTATTGTGACTGAATTAAGTCCTTCACAACCTCCCTCGGAAGGGGCTAATCATTTTGACCTCATTCAACCAAAGGACGACCTCGAACTCATACGGAGTCATAGTGTGAGTGAATTGCTTTTGGTAGAATTATTTACCTCATATGCATTTCATTCACTTTTCATAGTTTGCATAACATGGTGCTTGTATAACACAAAAATTACATCTTTAATCATTGTTAATGCTTATTCAATCTCAGTAAACCATTTTCTTAAGTTTATGTATGTTTCTGACTTTGTAGCTAATAATATAATATGCTTGAATTTAAAATAATGAAGAAATTTGGTAAgcaaaagaataaaaattaagCTTCAGATTCCTGGCATACATACCCAAAGTTTTCTTTTATGATATTTTTCAGTTGAAAATTTATTTTGGTATATAATTactttgtattatttttttttcttttatttttatttctatatcaTTTGTGTACCTTTAACAagtaatataatacaaaattaactATTGTGTATTTAGTGTTGAAATTCTTTGTTTAAACtgaaaattttcatttaaattaaatttgtcaTTGTTTTCTTCTTAAAATAGAAGGAAAATTTACAACAAATCAATCAATCTGAGCCAGTCAATAATAAGTCTCCAAAGGAAACTCCAACAAAGTCAAAGAAGAATTCAAAGGATTCTGTGAAAAAGAAAGATGAAAATATTAAGGaagagaaaaaagaaacaaCTATTAACGTTAATGCAGCACCAGTTATTAACAAGGATTCTACTAAGGAAACAAAAGAAGTTAAAGAACAAAAGGAAACTCCACTCAAAGAGACAAAAGAAATAGTAAAAGAAACTGTATCTTCTACTCAAGTTCCAAATAAAGAATCCAAGAAGACAAAGAAGAGGAATGATATTCTAGCTCAAATAGGTAAGTTATAATATTACTACTTTTTTTATAATACTGCTATGTTTCTTATGAGTccaattttagaattttaatttttttaattcatttctaCAAAAAATTAATTTGTCACAATGCtacaaaaaagaatttttatatgCATATGAGTAAATTAGTAAGATTAAGTATGTATACTTTGTTGAGTGTCTAGATACAAGATATCTACCCTCAGCCACAAGCAAATTCTCTTGAAGTGCTTTGGAATGTGGCTGAGGTAGAGTCAGTTCCCCTTCTCTCTTTACAGGCCAATGCCCTTACTGTTACTATCAAGGTTATTCCTTTATAAGGAATAATGTAATATGTTTAGCATATGATTTTAAAAAACTTAAATGTTTCCTTCTaatgtttaattttaatatttccaatatttcatttaatgaaaatattaataatatacaataatatactTTATTTCAGGTGGAGATAAAGATGCTGTCAATGTATCTCTCTTAATGCCTCTGGTTCAAAAAGCTGAACTTAGCCGTTCCGAGATTCAAATTCTCATTGATCAGCTTTTGAACAAGCAAATGGATAATCCATCAGAACATTCAGAATGGACAGAGGGACGTGCAGATCCTGTTATTAAATTGAAAAAGCAGTTAGCAGAAAAAGAGAAAGCTTTGAATGATGAGCATGAAGCTAATATTGCGTTTCAAAATAAACTGAAAGAATTACGAGCTGAGCTTAATTCGGAGAGATCTAGATTATCTGCTAGTGTAAGACAACTagaagaagcattaaatgctaaGGTCACCGAAAGCCAGACTTTACATACGCGTATGCAACACATTTTGGAGAGCCATGCTGCTGAGAAGCAAGGATTTACTAGGCAAATTGAACAGCTGCAAACTAAAGTCAACGAAAACGCTGCGATTATTCTTAAGATGCAAGAAGATCAAGGACAAACTCAGGGTCATTTACAACAAGAATTGATAGCACAACGGAAACAAATGGAAGTTCAGTTTGCGCAAATGAGGGAAAATGAAAATGCACTGAAAGCTCAGCTAGCTCAAAAGCACGTAGAAGTACAGGAACTACAAAGCGAATTGCAGGCAACTTGCGAAAGTAGTACGACTGAAATCGAAATGTTACAGCAACAATTGGGAATTATGCAGGGTCAGTTAATGCATTCGGAAGGTCAGTTACAACATTTCAAGGAAGCTGGTGGTAGATTGCAAGATGTTACTAGACAGCTTGAGGTGAGAAGATCAATATGTAACGTAtaagaaatattatttaaatattacttACTTTTATATATAAGTTGCTAACATGATATTTATGTTCATTTATGAAGGAATCTCATCGTGCTCATGTCGATTTGGATCACAGATTAAAAAATGCTCATCATCATGAACAGGAACTTCAGAAACAAGTAAACTCGTTGCAGGCAGAATTGAATGCCGTAAAAACAGAAGCTAACGATGCTTCTGCGTTAAAGGCTGAGTTAAATAAAGTTCAGGCTGAGCTGGTAAAATTAAAATCCGAATTATCAGCTTCAATGAACGAAGCTAAATCAGAAGCACTTGAAATTACGGCTCTTAAATTGACATTAGTCAACAAGGAAGAAGAATTAAAGAAATCTCAGGAGGAGCTTAACTCCGTACGAGTTGAATTAAAACAATCTACGGAGAAAGTAACGCAATTGGAAACACAATTAAATGCCGTACAAAAGAAGCTAGATATTACAACAGCCGAGTTTGAAAAAGCAACAGAAAGTCTAAAGAAAGCTCAAGAGGATGTTAGTATGCATCAAAATGAGGTAGAAAAATTAAAAGAAGAACTGAAGCAGGCACAAATCGAATTACAAACTACTTGTGCAAAACTTACACCTGTAAATGAAGCAGCAAATGAAATAAATACtctgaaatttgaaataaatcGATTACAAAGTAATGAGAAGAAAGCAAGTGAaacacaattgcagattacacgATTGCAAGAAGAAAATGAGAGACTTTCTTCACAGGTATTATTTATGCATAAATTAAAAGTACGTTTAACCAGGCAGGTGTATAATTGCCTCATACTGTTTTAGCTAACAAATCTCACAGATTTGCAAAAACAACTTAAACAATTGCAAGAAGAAAATGAATCATTAGCTTCCCAACTAGCAGCAACCACCGAACGACCAGCTGCAGAAGGCCGAGAAAATGGAATTGATGACAATGTTCAAAAGAATGTGCA carries:
- the LOC143179757 gene encoding uncharacterized protein LOC143179757 isoform X11; the protein is MDVQTGLVYIAVVVISAAVIVLVSMFGIKEKSYEEAIAEQRKLPDDLLLGKKDKSKEKKHKNKAGKKVKEKKEEKEEKDDKEEKPEHVQFEENPQILPLEPLLREGSKGSKKKSKFEKVKPILVNKDEPLVIVTELSPSQPPSEGANHFDLIQPKDDLELIRSHSKENLQQINQSEPVNNKSPKETPTKSKKNSKDSVKKKDENIKEEKKETTINVNAAPVINKDSTKETKEVKEQKETPLKETKEIVKETVSSTQVPNKESKKTKKRNDILAQIGGDKDAVNVSLLMPLVQKAELSRSEIQILIDQLLNKQMDNPSEHSEWTEGRADPVIKLKKQLAEKEKALNDEHEANIAFQNKLKELRAELNSERSRLSASVRQLEEALNAKVTESQTLHTRMQHILESHAAEKQGFTRQIEQLQTKVNENAAIILKMQEDQGQTQGHLQQELIAQRKQMEVQFAQMRENENALKAQLAQKHVEVQELQSELQATCESSTTEIEMLQQQLGIMQGQLMHSEGQLQHFKEAGGRLQDVTRQLEESHRAHVDLDHRLKNAHHHEQELQKQVNSLQAELNAVKTEANDASALKAELNKVQAELVKLKSELSASMNEAKSEALEITALKLTLVNKEEELKKSQEELNSVRVELKQSTEKVTQLETQLNAVQKKLDITTAEFEKATESLKKAQEDVSMHQNEVEKLKEELKQAQIELQTTCAKLTPVNEAANEINTLKFEINRLQSNEKKASETQLQITRLQEENERLSSQLTNLTDLQKQLKQLQEENESLASQLAATTERPAAEGRENGIDDNVQKNVQLVEHANLLAQKESQLNALKTELTHKEAELTQLNAQVDALRRDVNHQCSLAVRLNDDLEAQRSKNNELRIKNWKVMEALSAAESRAKSNNGKNFDEVMQKVKVEQEELTKAFLQRIFPEIKVSEKSHDQWLSTFEKKVNSVLIELKDKNISHAHTDLEKQNKNLQDMVSHYKQIIDDTEGMLNKLQSHVESEETRWESLLRQKENEVASLRIELNEVMNKLNSNEKLQDKITELEMRLKDTEHLNEQANAELLALRSTPKSVSSGINSHDLATLEKLQEEKAQLSEELQAEYSNRAVLDAEIIKLRSVIAQLQQEVSQLMSEVSGGCSSSEQSILNGPPTSECSNSEGGSGKK
- the LOC143179757 gene encoding uncharacterized protein LOC143179757 isoform X2 yields the protein MDVQTGLVYIAVVVISAAVIVLVSMFGIKEKSYEEAIAEQRKLPDDLLLGKKDKSKEKKHKNKAGKKVKEKKEEKEEKDDKEEKPEHVQFEENPQILPLEPLLREGSKGSKKKSKFEKVKPILVNKDEPLVIVTELSPSQPPSEGANHFDLIQPKDDLELIRSHSKENLQQINQSEPVNNKSPKETPTKSKKNSKDSVKKKDENIKEEKKETTINVNAAPVINKDSTKETKEVKEQKETPLKETKEIVKETVSSTQVPNKESKKTKKRNDILAQIGGDKDAVNVSLLMPLVQKAELSRSEIQILIDQLLNKQMDNPSEHSEWTEGRADPVIKLKKQLAEKEKALNDEHEANIAFQNKLKELRAELNSERSRLSASVRQLEEALNAKVTESQTLHTRMQHILESHAAEKQGFTRQIEQLQTKVNENAAIILKMQEDQGQTQGHLQQELIAQRKQMEVQFAQMRENENALKAQLAQKHVEVQELQSELQATCESSTTEIEMLQQQLGIMQGQLMHSEGQLQHFKEAGGRLQDVTRQLEESHRAHVDLDHRLKNAHHHEQELQKQVNSLQAELNAVKTEANDASALKAELNKVQAELVKLKSELSASMNEAKSEALEITALKLTLVNKEEELKKSQEELNSVRVELKQSTEKVTQLETQLNAVQKKLDITTAEFEKATESLKKAQEDVSMHQNEVEKLKEELKQAQIELQTTCAKLTPVNEAANEINTLKFEINRLQSNEKKASETQLQITRLQEENERLSSQLTNLTDLQKQLKQLQEENESLASQLAATTERPAAEGRENGIDDNVQKNVQLVEHANLLAQKESQLNALKTELTHKEAELTQLNAQVDALRRDVNHQCSLAVRLNDDLEAQRSKNNELRIKNWKVMEALSAAESRAKSNNGKNFDEVMQKVKVEQEELTKAFLQRIFPEIKVSEKSHDQWLSTFEKKVNSVLIELKDKNISHAHTDLEKQNKNLQDMVSHYKQIIDDTEGMLNKLQSHVESEETRWESLLRQKENEVASLRIELNEVMNKLNSNEKLQDKITELEMRLKDTEHLNEQANAELLALRSTPKSVSSGINSHDLATLEKLQEEKAQLSEELQAEYSNRAVLDAEIIKLRSVIAQLQQEVSQLMSEVSGGCSSSEQSILNGPPTSECSNSEPPLAAQTLIAALENTPLKNTEFANCSVTKPVNLVQSQQEIDNSPLTTKYSSKSCHMTDHNTQASWNPLIGQQNKKHKKKRKGGSGKK
- the LOC143179757 gene encoding uncharacterized protein LOC143179757 isoform X1, with protein sequence MDVQTGLVYIAVVVISAAVIVLVSMFGIKEKSYEEAIAEQRKLPDDLLLGKKDKSKEKKHKNKAGKKVKEKKEEKEEKDDKEEKPEHVQFEENPQILPLEPLLREGSKGSKKKSKFEKVKPILVNKDEPLVIVTELSPSQPPSEGANHFDLIQPKDDLELIRSHSKENLQQINQSEPVNNKSPKETPTKSKKNSKDSVKKKDENIKEEKKETTINVNAAPVINKDSTKETKEVKEQKETPLKETKEIVKETVSSTQVPNKESKKTKKRNDILAQIGGDKDAVNVSLLMPLVQKAELSRSEIQILIDQLLNKQMDNPSEHSEWTEGRADPVIKLKKQLAEKEKALNDEHEANIAFQNKLKELRAELNSERSRLSASVRQLEEALNAKVTESQTLHTRMQHILESHAAEKQGFTRQIEQLQTKVNENAAIILKMQEDQGQTQGHLQQELIAQRKQMEVQFAQMRENENALKAQLAQKHVEVQELQSELQATCESSTTEIEMLQQQLGIMQGQLMHSEGQLQHFKEAGGRLQDVTRQLEESHRAHVDLDHRLKNAHHHEQELQKQVNSLQAELNAVKTEANDASALKAELNKVQAELVKLKSELSASMNEAKSEALEITALKLTLVNKEEELKKSQEELNSVRVELKQSTEKVTQLETQLNAVQKKLDITTAEFEKATESLKKAQEDVSMHQNEVEKLKEELKQAQIELQTTCAKLTPVNEAANEINTLKFEINRLQSNEKKASETQLQITRLQEENERLSSQLTNLTDLQKQLKQLQEENESLASQLAATTERPAAEGRENGIDDNVQKNVQLVEHANLLAQKESQLNALKTELTHKEAELTQLNAQVDALRRDVNHQCSLAVRLNDDLEAQRSKNNELRIKNWKVMEALSAAESRAKSNNGKNFDEVMQKVKVEQEELTKAFLQRIFPEIKVSEKSHDQWLSTFEKKVNSVLIELKDKNISHAHTDLEKQNKNLQDMVSHYKQIIDDTEGMLNKLQSHVESEETRWESLLRQKENEVASLRIELNEVMNKLNSNEKVYLKCFCTNPKLRNLTINRTGLYVCILQLQDKITELEMRLKDTEHLNEQANAELLALRSTPKSVSSGINSHDLATLEKLQEEKAQLSEELQAEYSNRAVLDAEIIKLRSVIAQLQQEVSQLMSEVSGGCSSSEQSILNGPPTSECSNSEPPLAAQTLIAALENTPLKNTEFANCSVTKPVNLVQSQQEIDNSPLTTKYSSKSCHMTDHNTQASWNPLIGQQNKKHKKKRKGGSGKK
- the LOC143179757 gene encoding uncharacterized protein LOC143179757 isoform X9; this encodes MDVQTGLVYIAVVVISAAVIVLVSMFGIKEKSYEEAIAEQRKLPDDLLLGKKDKSKEKKHKNKAGKKVKEKKEEKEEKDDKEEKPEHVQFEENPQILPLEPLLREGSKGSKKKSKFEKVKPILVNKDEPLVIVTELSPSQPPSEGANHFDLIQPKDDLELIRSHSKENLQQINQSEPVNNKSPKETPTKSKKNSKDSVKKKDENIKEEKKETTINVNAAPVINKDSTKETKEVKEQKETPLKETKEIVKETVSSTQVPNKESKKTKKRNDILAQIGGDKDAVNVSLLMPLVQKAELSRSEIQILIDQLLNKQMDNPSEHSEWTEGRADPVIKLKKQLAEKEKALNDEHEANIAFQNKLKELRAELNSERSRLSASVRQLEEALNAKVTESQTLHTRMQHILESHAAEKQGFTRQIEQLQTKVNENAAIILKMQEDQGQTQGHLQQELIAQRKQMEVQFAQMRENENALKAQLAQKHVEVQELQSELQATCESSTTEIEMLQQQLGIMQGQLMHSEGQLQHFKEAGGRLQDVTRQLEESHRAHVDLDHRLKNAHHHEQELQKQVNSLQAELNAVKTEANDASALKAELNKVQAELVKLKSELSASMNEAKSEALEITALKLTLVNKEEELKKSQEELNSVRVELKQSTEKVTQLETQLNAVQKKLDITTAEFEKATESLKKAQEDVSMHQNEVEKLKEELKQAQIELQTTCAKLTPVNEAANEINTLKFEINRLQSNEKKASETQLQITRLQEENERLSSQLTNLTDLQKQLKQLQEENESLASQLAATTERPAAEGRENGIDDNVQKNVQLVEHANLLAQKESQLNALKTELTHKEAELTQLNAQVDALRRDVNHQCSLAVRLNDDLEAQRSKNNELRIKNWKVMEALSAAESRAKSNNGKNFDEVMQKVKVEQEELTKAFLQRIFPEIKVSEKSHDQWLSTFEKKVNSVLIELKDKNISHAHTDLEKQNKNLQDMVSHYKQIIDDTEGMLNKLQSHVESEETRWESLLRQKENEVASLRIELNEVMNKLNSNEKLQDKITELEMRLKDTEHLNEQANAELLALRSTPKSVSSGINSHDLATLEKLQEEKAQLSEELQAEYSNRAVLDAEIIKLRSVIAQLQQEVSQLMSEVSGGCSSSEQSILNGPPTSECSNSESTKKPMAKRRRFAERSDAETMGIKEHA
- the LOC143179757 gene encoding uncharacterized protein LOC143179757 isoform X7, whose translation is MDVQTGLVYIAVVVISAAVIVLVSMFGIKEKSYEEAIAEQRKLPDDLLLGKKDKSKEKKHKNKAGKKVKEKKEEKEEKDDKEEKPEHVQFEENPQILPLEPLLREGSKGSKKKSKFEKVKPILVNKDEPLVIVTELSPSQPPSEGANHFDLIQPKDDLELIRSHSKENLQQINQSEPVNNKSPKETPTKSKKNSKDSVKKKDENIKEEKKETTINVNAAPVINKDSTKETKEVKEQKETPLKETKEIVKETVSSTQVPNKESKKTKKRNDILAQIGGDKDAVNVSLLMPLVQKAELSRSEIQILIDQLLNKQMDNPSEHSEWTEGRADPVIKLKKQLAEKEKALNDEHEANIAFQNKLKELRAELNSERSRLSASVRQLEEALNAKVTESQTLHTRMQHILESHAAEKQGFTRQIEQLQTKVNENAAIILKMQEDQGQTQGHLQQELIAQRKQMEVQFAQMRENENALKAQLAQKHVEVQELQSELQATCESSTTEIEMLQQQLGIMQGQLMHSEGQLQHFKEAGGRLQDVTRQLEESHRAHVDLDHRLKNAHHHEQELQKQVNSLQAELNAVKTEANDASALKAELNKVQAELVKLKSELSASMNEAKSEALEITALKLTLVNKEEELKKSQEELNSVRVELKQSTEKVTQLETQLNAVQKKLDITTAEFEKATESLKKAQEDVSMHQNEVEKLKEELKQAQIELQTTCAKLTPVNEAANEINTLKFEINRLQSNEKKASETQLQITRLQEENERLSSQLTNLTDLQKQLKQLQEENESLASQLAATTERPAAEGRENGIDDNVQKNVQLVEHANLLAQKESQLNALKTELTHKEAELTQLNAQVDALRRDVNHQCSLAVRLNDDLEAQRSKNNELRIKNWKVMEALSAAESRAKSNNGKNFDEVMQKVKVEQEELTKAFLQRIFPEIKVSEKSHDQWLSTFEKKVNSVLIELKDKNISHAHTDLEKQNKNLQDMVSHYKQIIDDTEGMLNKLQSHVESEETRWESLLRQKENEVASLRIELNEVMNKLNSNEKLQDKITELEMRLKDTEHLNEQANAELLALRSTPKSVSSGINSHDLATLEKLQEEKAQLSEELQAEYSNRAVLDAEIIKLRSVIAQLQQEVSQLMSEVSGGCSSSEQSILNGPPTSECSNSESTKKPMAKRRRFAEYICDIWTVKKLINSSNIDYSLIKYAVFLV
- the LOC143179757 gene encoding uncharacterized protein LOC143179757 isoform X10, yielding MDVQTGLVYIAVVVISAAVIVLVSMFGIKEKSYEEAIAEQRKLPDDLLLGKKDKSKEKKHKNKAGKKVKEKKEEKEEKDDKEEKPEHVQFEENPQILPLEPLLREGSKGSKKKSKFEKVKPILVNKDEPLVIVTELSPSQPPSEGANHFDLIQPKDDLELIRSHSKENLQQINQSEPVNNKSPKETPTKSKKNSKDSVKKKDENIKEEKKETTINVNAAPVINKDSTKETKEVKEQKETPLKETKEIVKETVSSTQVPNKESKKTKKRNDILAQIGGDKDAVNVSLLMPLVQKAELSRSEIQILIDQLLNKQMDNPSEHSEWTEGRADPVIKLKKQLAEKEKALNDEHEANIAFQNKLKELRAELNSERSRLSASVRQLEEALNAKVTESQTLHTRMQHILESHAAEKQGFTRQIEQLQTKVNENAAIILKMQEDQGQTQGHLQQELIAQRKQMEVQFAQMRENENALKAQLAQKHVEVQELQSELQATCESSTTEIEMLQQQLGIMQGQLMHSEGQLQHFKEAGGRLQDVTRQLEESHRAHVDLDHRLKNAHHHEQELQKQVNSLQAELNAVKTEANDASALKAELNKVQAELVKLKSELSASMNEAKSEALEITALKLTLVNKEEELKKSQEELNSVRVELKQSTEKVTQLETQLNAVQKKLDITTAEFEKATESLKKAQEDVSMHQNEVEKLKEELKQAQIELQTTCAKLTPVNEAANEINTLKFEINRLQSNEKKASETQLQITRLQEENERLSSQLTNLTDLQKQLKQLQEENESLASQLAATTERPAAEGRENGIDDNVQKNVQLVEHANLLAQKESQLNALKTELTHKEAELTQLNAQVDALRRDVNHQCSLAVRLNDDLEAQRSKNNELRIKNWKVMEALSAAESRAKSNNGKNFDEVMQKVKVEQEELTKAFLQRIFPEIKVSEKSHDQWLSTFEKKVNSVLIELKDKNISHAHTDLEKQNKNLQDMVSHYKQIIDDTEGMLNKLQSHVESEETRWESLLRQKENEVASLRIELNEVMNKLNSNEKLQDKITELEMRLKDTEHLNEQANAELLALRSTPKSVSSGINSHDLATLEKLQEEKAQLSEELQAEYSNRAVLDAEIIKLRSVIAQLQQEVSQLMSEVSGGCSSSEQSILNGPPTSECSNSEITTHRLAGIR
- the LOC143179757 gene encoding uncharacterized protein LOC143179757 isoform X4 — translated: MDVQTGLVYIAVVVISAAVIVLVSMFGIKEKSYEEAIAEQRKLPDDLLLGKKDKSKEKKHKNKAGKKVKEKKEEKEEKDDKEEKPEHVQFEENPQILPLEPLLREGSKGSKKKSKFEKVKPILVNKDEPLVIVTELSPSQPPSEGANHFDLIQPKDDLELIRSHSKENLQQINQSEPVNNKSPKETPTKSKKNSKDSVKKKDENIKEEKKETTINVNAAPVINKDSTKETKEVKEQKETPLKETKEIVKETVSSTQVPNKESKKTKKRNDILAQIGGDKDAVNVSLLMPLVQKAELSRSEIQILIDQLLNKQMDNPSEHSEWTEGRADPVIKLKKQLAEKEKALNDEHEANIAFQNKLKELRAELNSERSRLSASVRQLEEALNAKVTESQTLHTRMQHILESHAAEKQGFTRQIEQLQTKVNENAAIILKMQEDQGQTQGHLQQELIAQRKQMEVQFAQMRENENALKAQLAQKHVEVQELQSELQATCESSTTEIEMLQQQLGIMQGQLMHSEGQLQHFKEAGGRLQDVTRQLEESHRAHVDLDHRLKNAHHHEQELQKQVNSLQAELNAVKTEANDASALKAELNKVQAELVKLKSELSASMNEAKSEALEITALKLTLVNKEEELKKSQEELNSVRVELKQSTEKVTQLETQLNAVQKKLDITTAEFEKATESLKKAQEDVSMHQNEVEKLKEELKQAQIELQTTCAKLTPVNEAANEINTLKFEINRLQSNEKKASETQLQITRLQEENERLSSQLTNLTDLQKQLKQLQEENESLASQLAATTERPAAEGRENGIDDNVQKNVQLVEHANLLAQKESQLNALKTELTHKEAELTQLNAQVDALRRDVNHQCSLAVRLNDDLEAQRSKNNELRIKNWKVMEALSAAESRAKSNNGKNFDEVMQKVKVEQEELTKAFLQRIFPEIKVSEKSHDQWLSTFEKKVNSVLIELKDKNISHAHTDLEKQNKNLQDMVSHYKQIIDDTEGMLNKLQSHVESEETRWESLLRQKENEVASLRIELNEVMNKLNSNEKLQDKITELEMRLKDTEHLNEQANAELLALRSTPKSVSSGINSHDLATLEKLQEEKAQLSEELQAEYSNRAVLDAEIIKLRSVIAQLQQEVSQLMSEVSGGCSSSEQSILNGPPTSECSNSESTKKPMAKRRRFAVQKGVTQRRWVSKNMHNYMWMNFYKHKHWGWFRKKITSKNKLR